DNA from Platichthys flesus chromosome 20, fPlaFle2.1, whole genome shotgun sequence:
CTTTGGAAGCAGATTCACTGATTGAGTTAACCTCCTGGTGTCCATGGTCAGATTCCACTGAGTCACCTCAGCCGTGAGGAGGTGAGCACGTGGAGCGCTCTGAACTCTCCCCGGGTCGTGGAGCTCTTCGGTGCTGTGAGGGAGGGGCTGAACGTGGTGCTGTTCATGGACCTGAAGCCAGGTACTCATCCAAACTACTCAAACCACATCTCATTCACAACCAGGACGCCACGCTCACAGACGACTTTTACAAACCTCCTCAGCTTGTTTGGCTCAGCTCCTGAAGGAGATGGACTCCCTGCCCGAGGACCTGGCCCTGCACTACCTCCACCAGTCACTGGGGGCGCTGGAGCACCTGCACCACAGGAGGGTCCTTCACTTGGATGTCAAAGGTCGGTTTTCgtacctgtttgtttgtttgcttgtttgtttgtcagcaggattacgcaaaaactattTGACCGATTTAAACTAAACTTGGTGGACGGATTGAACtcgggccaagaaagaactgaTTCCATTTTGGGGTTGATACCAACAAAGAGTCACGAGTCATTTGTAGAAGTTTGAATATCTACGAGCGCATGAGAAACGTTTGAGAAACTCTTCAtcgtgtttcttgttttttccagtttttattaCTTGTAATTAATCTCCACATGGCCtatattttataaaagttcTCCAGTGGAgtttgatgtgatgaagtgatATTATCAGCAGCTTGTATAAGGAGACATGGAGGATGAATCCTGGTGAAGCCtctagctgctgctctcctgTCAGCTAACATTCCTGATGATGGTTCCTAATCCTGAACGGACACCTCTCCCCTAAACCCAGAGTATAATCCCACTGAGAGGATGGAGCAGGACGAGGTCTCGAGTCAGGCCCCTGCGTCGTgctgagcagcttcactcaGCCGACCGGGTCTCATCACATCACGTCTCCATGAAGAGGTGGAGAACAACAGGCCTTTATTTAGCCTCAGCCTTGTGCCACCTCGAGAGCAGGGAGCTGCCTGATTCCTCACTCATCTGCTTCATGATGAGCACCACATGAAAACAAGCTGTCTCTCCAAATCCTCTGTGTTGATTTTATTCCAGTTGACAATGTGCTGCTGTCTGCAGACTGCAGAGACACATTCCTCTGTGACTTCGGTCTCTCAGAGACGCTGGACGACAGCGGCCGGAGCACCAGAGCGTTCAGGGGTGAGTCAGCAGTTCACAGagttcacacacagtcacatggtCGTTCACGCTCATCGACTCAGAACACCAGGGGAAGGAGTCGCTGCTATAGATTCAACATATTGATCCTACTTGTTTTATTgagagaaataagaaataagaacCTAATGTTGTTGATCATGAAAAGTCTCATTCGTATCCTCGTCTGTGGCTCAGTCTCACCGTTTACTGTAGTGTTATCTTTAACAAGTTAGTGACGGAGCAGGAAAGCATTtcctcattattatttattaatacaaaGAACAAgtgttgttttcagaaatgatctCCTGAAGGTTCCAGAAAATTAGACACtttacaaacatacatataataTCGGTCAAGGTCCAAATCCGTCATGTTCATTTGGACGTATTTCTAAAGCTACTAAAGATTCATGTAAACTGTTGATTCTCTACAGAATCTACATTATTTCCTCTGCACGTCGGTGCTAGATCGaggtttgtgtctctttttgttACCGCACAGCTTTGACTTCAGACCACTCCCTCACTTTGAATCCCAGATTATCTCCCTCGGGGCCAATTAGGACATTATCCACAGTTTTTATTCGAGGAAGCTGGAAACTCCTCAGCAACTGACTCAGAGGTTTGCGTTCTCACACACGGCCTCTCCCATGAATTCCAGGGGAACATCTGGAGTTCAGAGCAGCTCTGAAAGCAGCGTTAGTGTCTTGAAAGTTAAATTCcgtgtgtgttgatgaaggagctgctgcGTTCCCGGGCACAGAGACGCACATGGCCCCGGAGGTCGCTCGAGGAGATGGACTCTGTGCGAAGGCCGACgtgtggagcagctgctgcatgtTACTGCACATGCTCAACGGGTGTCATCCATGGATACGTTACTACTCCCACCCGCTGTGTCTGCAGGTAAAGACACCAAGGTCTTTATTTAACATCTAGATTTAGGTTGAACAAAACGATACCGAggtgtttctccctctcctgctcagATCGTCAACGAGCCCCCCCCTCTGTGGGAGGTCCCGTCCACCTGCAACAACTTCACGGCCAAAGTGTTCAGAGCCGGACTCCAGAAGGACCCGGACAGACGGGCCTCCGCcaaggagctgaggaggaaaacCACCAAGGCTCTGAGAGCAGGTCACAGCAGCACAACGTCCTCTGTGGTAGAAAGTACACTTACTTAAGTACTTCAGTACAAGGCTGAGGTACTGTTACTTAACCCAAGCATTTAATTCTACTTCACACATCTATTCCACTGCAAGGGAAGAGTATTTGTACTTTATATTCAACCACAGAGCATTTATTTGACAGCTTTACTTAgttacaaatacataaatgtaaTAAGGTTGTCTGAAGTGTCTGAACTTCTGAgactaaatataaacaaactgtaaataaagtagaaaaaacaaacttgagCATCGACAACAGTTAAATGctatttctattattttgttttcGATTGGTTTGATAAGGCAGTGCTCAGTGATCAATAGAAAACTTAACACTTAGGTTAATTTTCATCTCTTGTCCAATATATCACTAAGTTATTTAATTCTTTAATACATTGTTAAATTGAAACTTTAAATGAAGGATCTGATTATTCAGATATTAAAAGATGAATTTTGCTCTAGTGTGTGAAATAAAGAATCTGATCTCAGgttctttcatttaaatatataatttgctGCTCAACAAATGAAGATCCTCACATCTTCCTGTTTAATAAGCTGGAAACATCAAATGATTATAGATTATTTCTCTGTTGGTCATCGATTCTCTTTTTGCAGTGGGAGGTTTGAGTCACTGCTCGGTCCAAGCTGCCTGTGAGGTTCTGCACTGTGGCAGGAGGAccccccctctgtcccctctgatCCCCACAAATAAACCATCAGCCCCCGCGCCagctcccatgatgcactggGTGAGCCCCTGGAGAACCACGGCGGTGGACGAGGACTTTGGCGAAGACTCTGACGTGGAGGCAGATTCTTTCAGCGGGGAGTCGGACTCGCCGCCCAAATCCCTGAGGGACGAACTGGACTGGGACTCGGGCTCTGACTCGGACGTGGATATTTACATGGGGGAGGAGGATCTCATCCAGGAGATGTGGACAAAGATGGACAGGGACTACGAGGGcgactgggaggaggagggacgtgaggaagaggaggatgaagagtggGAGTCTTCAGTGTCCACAGATTATCTCCGAGCTCTCAGAGgcctcttccctctgctgcagaaaGGTCAGCAGGCGAGTGACAGCCCGTGTGGATCCGACCCCGAGCTGGAACATCTCAGAGACGGTGAGGGACAGGAGGGGTGGACACAGCTCAGGAGAGGGGACACACTAATATCTGGTCCAAAACTATTTTTGTTTCAGTGAAAGTTTTTGAGGATAATGTTTAGATACagttatttttccttttgattATTTTGAGTAAAggttttgattttgtttcacTGTCATTGATCGTGGCtacaaagaaagaagaatgtTGTTAACTAAACCTGTTTATACTCAATTTATCAGTGTAATATTCTTTCTTATAAACTAAATATCTGATATCTGGTATCTGTTGATTTATTTCTAGAACAAAATGAGTTTAAAGTCAAACGTGTTCATGTTGCAGCTTCAGTCTCGATGTTTGATaatcaaatcacattttctttgttgtgtGAAATGTTTGAAACCATAAACGACAggatttataatatttaatggatttttttcactGATCTAAACTTGTTGTCTCTCACCAGACGTGGCTCTTGGCACCACGCTCCAGACCCCCTCCCCTGAACCTCGAGACGACCCCCCCTCCTGTTTCAGCTGCTCGGACACGTCGCAGAGAGACGCCTCAGAGAAGGtgagttcacacacactgatgtgtaCACACTGAATgtacattaaaacattaaaccatggaactctgtgtttgtgaaggACTCGGACCATTCCTCTGACGACCTGAGCTCTGGAGTCTTCTCCTCCTGCGACAGTCACACAGACGGACGCCTGGAGTGGTCGGCCTCGGCCAATCAGCCGTCGTCCTGCTGCTTTGAAGGTGAGATGTCCTCCTCCTGCCGCTGAGCAGTGTGTGGTCCTCTGGCCTCTGTGTTCTCAAGGCTGTGACTCCTGCAGGTGTTGACATCTGGATCGAGAACGTCCAGGGCCAGTGTCTGAGGATCCGAGAGCGACGGCAGGTCAAAGTCGGACACGTCGCTCTGGGAATCAGTGACCAGGTAGAAACACATCCAGAGCTTTAAACTGTGGATGATAGAATTGGTCCTTTCTGCTGTTGGTACTTGTGTAATGAAGTTCctgtcttgtgtctctgagaTCTCGGGGAAGCCCTTCACTCTGGAGACCCTGGACAGGAAGCTGGTGTCGTTCGAGGAGGAGGTCACGGGGTCGTGTGTGTGGCTGCGTTGTGTCTCTGCGCCCGACACATGTCATCGCTGGAGCTGGAGGGTCCGAGACGGGAaactggagctgcaggaggagaactcACAGTTTGTCTCGTGGCTGTTTGTTGATAAAAGCCCACGGTGACGATCCCGGGGGGtcgatgctgctgctggaggacaaACGTGAGACGAGAGAATTACATGTTGTAGCATTTTTGTACGTTATTGCAGATTTCTGTTTGTGGACGCACATGGAATGTGCCCTACAAGATGTAGGAGAGAAACATGAGTATTATGGGAACCATTTCTGAATAAAGCATCATTTATGAAAGGTTTATAAGTGGTAATCAATATCTTAATGGTTCATTAATGACTTTATAATACtgggttgccaggttgtgaGAACAAAACCCTCttacagaaaaacacttttctttttacctctTCAATCCACGAGGGAGAAAGTTTGAACAGCTGCAGAACATCTGGACCAACATGTTTTCACCTGATCATTAACATTTACAACAACAGACTTTATGGATTAGTGTCACACATTTGCAGGCGAGTGAAACACTTTTTATGATGAACTGAAGAGCTAAAAAGAATACATGTaaagaatatttatttatatatatctatatatcgcTTGTTTCATTGATGATTAAAGTCCTTGATTGTAGTTCCCAAACCCTGAATCAATGGATTGATCTTCTAAAAGCAATGCCCtgttatgtatatatacaaatagattaatatatatgtgtgtgtttatatatatatatatatatatatacacataaatatgtatttttatgtatGAGAGAAAATTACAATTCAAATTGTAGAAATGTTAAATAGTGCAAATGTGTATAAAAGTACCAGAAGTACTGGAATGAATATTAAAGGTGTATCATGAATAGTAATGGATTATttcatatacatataatattatGTAGAGTAAATGCGTGTGAACACGtctttaaacagtttttaaaacactgtATTAATATAGAAGTTCTTCCTGTGTCCGTTATTTAAACTCTAAACAGAATCCAGTTCTCACACGTTAGTTAAAACACTGAAGCATTGTCATGATACAATAAATGAGAAATTAAATTGGTTCTGtcagaaaaaatgtgtttgactcttttctgtgtgagttttattttatttatcagaaTCATTGAGGCTTTTTCATCATAACAAATGTTCATAATACTttaatttgttgtggtttttgtttaATGAATTTAAGACAAATTGTCGACACATTTCACGTTTTCAGCTTCTTCTGTTTAAAGTGTGGAGTTTGTGTGACATGAACATTTAGACACAACTAACTAATGAGTATTTACCTGCAGGGTTCAATTAGACTTCCTGAGCTTTGgaatttgttgtgtgttgttgtgtatttttgtgttgttgtgtgtctgtgtgtatgtgtttgtgtgactgtgtctgctttgtgatgagagtgtgtgagttgtgggaatgtgtgtgtgtgttagtgtgtttgggtgtgttagtgtgttttagtgtgtgtgtgtgtgtgtgcgtagctTGAACAAACTTCACTTCCTCGACATTTTGTGAACCATAGAGCACACAGAGCTGtggaggctgtgattggtcggcggGGCCACGGGGGCGGGCTCTTAGTTACACCATGTGAGCGCTGATTGGACGCTCTGTGATAGTGGGACGTGTCCGTACGCCGGTGTCTCCCTTGTTGCGCAAGACGCCATTTTGGAGCGACAGCGACAGATAACGGAACGATCGAGAAGCTGCGTTTTTAAAGGTAAATATGCGCATTGACGCGATGCTTTTGGTTTAAAACGCAAGTTAACGTGAATCAGTCTCTACTTTGTCCGAACTGCGCGTTTTAATCCACGTTTCAGTGCTACGTCACGGTGCGCTGTCGTTACTGTGACGCGGCACTTAGCTAGCGGCGTTAGCATGGCCGCTAGCGCAGTTCCGACAAGACCGAAAAGCCACTGAGAGAAAGCAGTTGGAGCCCGAGCGACGCCTGACGCCACACTCCGCTGGTGCGTGTCTCGATACCGCGTCGCGGTGTGTGATTTAAACCGATGCGCCCGGTCGGATCGTCGCCTGTTAGCTGGCGGCTAGCAGCTAGCTAACTGGCCGGAGCATCCGCCCTTACAGTGGCTAACGTTAATCTGCTCCGCGTCGCACCGACCGGCCGACAGCACGTCACTTCATCCGCTCACTCCGGGGAAAGATCACACGTACAATAGTTAAATTCACACGCAGATTTCTGGGGGTTTAGATCGTGGTTACGTCGAGGTTTCGCCGGAGCGTCGGCCTCCTGCTAA
Protein-coding regions in this window:
- the LOC133975878 gene encoding mitogen-activated protein kinase kinase kinase 14, translating into MAIPRVFNSNTPFIIVAGGSELSFLGKEDDGGHVGEEQKDSLVQVIAPHLNRVMQHGTAKHVVTAGQEVAAEDPCVSIVAQAEREDFQEFSPTTTQRPYSRSQQLKKLRSDFRGPSFLSDTEDEDLDEASKLPLHHLQRRQRRKTGAGQSREDGGQRPVIRGLWVQEIDWLKSADGDATSSAEVIPPPPEFTDSCSCSVGGRLSGGCEICSCTDVCDCVGGSEDVSPSEDRYGSRETDDSSSSDGRGASDSDGSAQDLESIRTHDSDSDSSCWADDDTPAPQSSAVQAEVSSLTFDLMQVSGFNSCPAEWDSDSTECVQSMLGLPDSVNTCRRSFGCDDLSDLDDVLEEMRGRVTQMPKQFVSPFFKDLIEQTLNDWKPNAPVNEGLVFHPRLQPSARCQYREGEEYSVLHHIQNGSYGDVFCVRDKRTGFECAAKRIPLSHLSREEVSTWSALNSPRVVELFGAVREGLNVVLFMDLKPACLAQLLKEMDSLPEDLALHYLHQSLGALEHLHHRRVLHLDVKVDNVLLSADCRDTFLCDFGLSETLDDSGRSTRAFRGAAAFPGTETHMAPEVARGDGLCAKADVWSSCCMLLHMLNGCHPWIRYYSHPLCLQIVNEPPPLWEVPSTCNNFTAKVFRAGLQKDPDRRASAKELRRKTTKALRAVGGLSHCSVQAACEVLHCGRRTPPLSPLIPTNKPSAPAPAPMMHWVSPWRTTAVDEDFGEDSDVEADSFSGESDSPPKSLRDELDWDSGSDSDVDIYMGEEDLIQEMWTKMDRDYEGDWEEEGREEEEDEEWESSVSTDYLRALRGLFPLLQKGQQASDSPCGSDPELEHLRDDVALGTTLQTPSPEPRDDPPSCFSCSDTSQRDASEKDSDHSSDDLSSGVFSSCDSHTDGRLEWSASANQPSSCCFEGVDIWIENVQGQCLRIRERRQVKVGHVALGISDQISGKPFTLETLDRKLVSFEEEVTGSCVWLRCVSAPDTCHRWSWRVRDGKLELQEENSQFVSWLFVDKSPR